A segment of the Erythrobacter sp. F6033 genome:
CAATCTCATCCTCGGCAAGTTCGGCTGTCAGCGCTTCACCGATGGCCGCAGTCATCTGCTTTGTCGTCGCGTAGAGGGTAAAGGGGCCGCTTACAGGCGTAACAGAGGCGGAGCTTGCGGTGATCCCGACATGCCTGTTCCCGCTCAGTTTTTTAAGCGCGGGAAGCCATGCTTGCGCAGTGTAGACTGGCCCCATCACGTTGACGCCCATCAACCAGTCGAATGTGCGCGGTTTTGCGGTGCTGACATTTTCCGCGCTGCCCACGCCTGCGTTGATCCACAGCAGAGACGGCTCAACACCCTGCGCGATCAGCTTTTCGGCGACGCGCGCGGTCTCCTTGGCATCGGATACATCGCATCCGTGCGCACGAGAATCTGGTCCGCATAGGCGTGCGGTCTCTTCGGCTTCATACGCGTCAATATCCAGTGCGCAGATACGCATTCCCTTGGCTGCAAAATGCTGCGCCAGCCAACGACCGATACCTCGACCTGCGCCCGTGATTACAGCCCAATCACCGGGCGCAGGGGAGTAGGCTGTCATTCAGCCGCTTCCGCAAGCTCCGCACGTTGCGGGCCGCGGATCAGCCCTCCGGGTGTTTCTCCGGTCCATTTGCCATCGCGGAATGTCACTGCGCCGTTCTTAATCGTGCAGACATAGCCATCGGCCTGTTGCAGCAGGCGCTTGCCGCCTGCGGGAAGATCAAACGCCAGCCACGGACGGCCCAGCTTGATCGCGTCCATGTCGATGACATTCAAGTCAGCGAGATAACCCGGCGCGATCACGCCGCGATCTTCCAGACCATAGAGAACAGCCGTGTCTCGGCATTGGCGTTTGATCGCGTTTTCTAGGCTGATCCGATCACCGCGCTT
Coding sequences within it:
- a CDS encoding SDR family NAD(P)-dependent oxidoreductase, whose translation is MTAYSPAPGDWAVITGAGRGIGRWLAQHFAAKGMRICALDIDAYEAEETARLCGPDSRAHGCDVSDAKETARVAEKLIAQGVEPSLLWINAGVGSAENVSTAKPRTFDWLMGVNVMGPVYTAQAWLPALKKLSGNRHVGITASSASVTPVSGPFTLYATTKQMTAAIGEALTAELAEDEIGVTILCPGILNTEIWNAAQARPERFGGAREAPDALGDHWRAQPGPEVLERGLDTTLANGGGWCIIPTEADTAQKMKARHAGQRSGLFDYAVPSQRDG